One Fusarium oxysporum f. sp. lycopersici 4287 chromosome 8, whole genome shotgun sequence genomic region harbors:
- a CDS encoding PAB-dependent poly(A)-specific ribonuclease subunit PAN2, translating into MRRGRYICAATQTGSVNLLDPVTFAVVKSWNAHSALINDMDAQHDFIVTCGYSLRQGQNYMLDPFLNVFDIKKMSSMPPIPFPAGAAYVRMHPRMLTTSIVVSQSGQMHVVDLMNPNTSDVRLANVTSYLSMFEIAPSGEAIALTDADCSIHLWGSPTKLHFVDLPTPIEFATPEEPLPNIDWGPDTPLNMIGLPHYRDVLASAWPDIPCDVGAPPVKFDPQFLTGLKPTEFGMYGRNTRGLRRNQAENTRNVNKSGSSGLKAPKFLSEKARELATSNAAASDKKADELISSLTDMGLESKKSDVPVMYRTVEIKYSKFGVDDFDFGFYNNTRYSGLETHISNSYANSLLQIMHFTPVIRNLALQHAATSCVSEICLLCELGFLFDMLQKAEGSICQATNLLKTLSSHPQAGPLGLLEEDPHGSSLNVMLQGLTRFLLDKIVHDYRTINPSSTAMDQVLATSATTSIRCINCRSEYTRPGSTYVNDLLYPSPAGSRNAKLPRISFSQVLKNSVERETTSKGWCSRCQRYQTIATRKSIHSIPAVLMLNTAITNQDQRMLWSTPGWLPEEIGIIVEQGQFFCYEGEDLKLHLQRGIHNITVYSLTGMAINIESGQTQKSHLVSMVNVAHAEPEAPGESRWHLFNDFLVRSVSTEEALAFNTSWKVPSVIAYQIKDENNKIDTEWKNNIDTSILYQDFKYAPTRYKPYVANVLQSKRRSINKDLSIAQP; encoded by the exons ATGAGACGCGGGCGTTATATATGCGCCGCAACTCAGACCGGCTCCGTCAACTTACTAGATCCTGTCACTTTTGCTGTCGTCAAGTCTTGGAATGCACACTCTGCTTTGATCAATGACATGGACGCTCAGCATGACTTCATCGTTACTTGCGGATACTCCTTAAGGCAGGGCCAGAATTATATGCTTGACCCCTTCCTCAACGTCTTCGATATAAAGAAGATGTCATCGATGCCCCCTATCCCTTTCCCAGCTGGCGCTGCCTACGTGCGCATGCATCCAAGGATGTTGACCACTAGCATCGTTGTCTCACAAAGTGGGCAAATGCATGTTGTTGACTTAATGAATCCCAACACGAGCGACGTACGGTTGGCTAATGTTACTTCCTACTTGAGCATGTTTGAGATTGCACCCTCCGGTGAGGCAATTGCCCTCACAGATGCTGATTGCTCTATCCACCTCTGGGGATCCCCAACAAAACTCCATTTCGTGGACTTACCAACTCCAATCGAATTCGCAACTCCTGAAGAGCCCCTACCCAATATTGATTGGGGCCCAGATAC GCCCCTGAACATGATCGGATTGCCGCATTATCGAGATGTTCTGGCATCCGCTTGGCCAGACATTCCCTGCGATGTTGGAGCACCTCCTGTTAAGTTTGATCCACAGTTCCTGACAGGGCTCAAACCGACTGAGTTTGGGATGTACGGTCGTAATACTCGGGGCTTGCGAAGAAATCAAGCTGAGAACACTCGAAACGTGAACAAATCAGGAAGCTCTGGGCTCAAGGCCCCCAAATTCCTAAGTGAAAAAGCTCGCGAGCTTGCTACTAGTAACGCCGCTGCCTCTGATAAGAAGGCTGACGAGCTGATCAGCTCTCTTACTGATATGGGACTTGAAAGCAAGAAGTCTGACGTTCCAGTCATGTATAGAACTGTTGAGATCAAATACAGCAAATTCGGCGTGGACGACTTTGACTTTGG TTTTTACAACAACACGCGATACTCTGGGCTCGAGACTCATATCTCGAATTCATATGCTAATTCACTTTTACAAATCATGCACTTCACCCCTGTCATTCGAaatcttgctcttcagcaTGCTGCTACCTCTTGCGTGAGCGAGATATGCCTGCTGTGTGAGCTTGGATTCTTGTTTGATATGCTTCAAAAGGCTGAAGGCTCGATATGCCAAGCAACAAATTTACTGAAAACCCTAAGCAGTCATCCTCAAG CCGGTCCTCTTGGTCTACTCGAGGAGGATCCTCATGGATCATCTCTTAACGTTATGCTCCAAGGACTCACTCGCTTTCTCCTGGATAAAATCGTGCATGATTATAGGACTATCAACCCATCATCGACTGCCATGGACCAG GTACTGGCCACTTCTGCAACGACCTCAATCAGATGCATAAACTGTAGGAGCGAATATACTCGACCGGGATCAACATATGTCAATGATCTGCTTTATCCATCCCCT GCTGGCAGCCGAAATGCCAAGTTACCGCGCATCAGCTTTTCTCAAGTTCTCAAAAATAGTGTTGAAAGAGAAACGACGTCTAAAGGATGGTGTAGTCGATGCCAGCGGTACCAGACCATAGCGACGAGAAAGAGCATTCACAGTATACCGGCTGTACTCATGCTAAACACTGCCATCACAAACCAGGATCAACGAATGCTTTGGTCAACACCAGGCTGGCTTCCCGAGGAGATTGGAATCATAGTAGAGCAAGGGCAGTTTTTCTGTTACGAAGGCGAAGACCTGAAACTTCATCTCCAGAGGGGCATCCACAACATCACAGTGTATTCGTTGACAGGTATGGCCATCAACATTGAGAGTGGACAAACGCAAAAGTCACACCTTGTCTCGATGGTCAATG TGGCACATGCAGAACCAGAAGCACCTGGAGAGAGTCGATGGCATCTTTTCAATGACTTCTTGGTAAGGTCGGTCAGCACGGAAGAGGCACTCGCTTTCAACACATCTTGGAAGGTCCCTTCTGTAATCGCATACCAGATAAAGGATGAGAACAACAAGATCGATACTGAATGGAAGAACAATATCGATACTTCCATACTTTACCAAGACTTCAAGTATGCCCCAACCCGCTATAAACCTTATGTTGCTAACGTTCTTCAGTCCAAACGCCGATCCATCAACAAAGACCTATCAATTGCTCAACCCTGA
- a CDS encoding PAB-dependent poly(A)-specific ribonuclease subunit PAN2, with protein sequence MRCQAYANTVLLQVTRIPFPPPGVHAMPTPVATMTFDNSQELLWTGNEYGRVTSFYGTELQRYTSFKAHASSDGPIRQILVNEKGIVSLGAKDVHMAIRRGLPIWHIRHDDMKDLRCMSFTSKGTAEIIAAGMQDTMLVIDLIKGDVVKQVPTEHQYTIMRRGRYICAATQTGSVNLLDPVTFAVVKSWNAHSALINDMDAQHDFIVTCGYSLRQGQNYMLDPFLNVFDIKKMSSMPPIPFPAGAAYVRMHPRMLTTSIVVSQSGQMHVVDLMNPNTSDVRLANVTSYLSMFEIAPSGEAIALTDADCSIHLWGSPTKLHFVDLPTPIEFATPEEPLPNIDWGPDTPLNMIGLPHYRDVLASAWPDIPCDVGAPPVKFDPQFLTGLKPTEFGMYGRNTRGLRRNQAENTRNVNKSGSSGLKAPKFLSEKARELATSNAAASDKKADELISSLTDMGLESKKSDVPVMYRTVEIKYSKFGVDDFDFGFYNNTRYSGLETHISNSYANSLLQIMHFTPVIRNLALQHAATSCVSEICLLCELGFLFDMLQKAEGSICQATNLLKTLSSHPQAGPLGLLEEDPHGSSLNVMLQGLTRFLLDKIVHDYRTINPSSTAMDQVLATSATTSIRCINCRSEYTRPGSTYVNDLLYPSPAGSRNAKLPRISFSQVLKNSVERETTSKGWCSRCQRYQTIATRKSIHSIPAVLMLNTAITNQDQRMLWSTPGWLPEEIGIIVEQGQFFCYEGEDLKLHLQRGIHNITVYSLTGMAINIESGQTQKSHLVSMVNVAHAEPEAPGESRWHLFNDFLVRSVSTEEALAFNTSWKVPSVIAYQIKDENNKIDTEWKNNIDTSILYQDFKYAPTRYKPYVANVLQSKRRSINKDLSIAQP encoded by the exons ATGAGGTGTCAAGCTTATGCTAATACAGTTCTTCTACAGGTCACCCGGATTCCGTTCCCGCCTCCGGGCGTGCACGCGATGCCCACTCCGGTTGCGACTATGACCTTCGATAACTCTCAGGAACTGCTTTGGACAGGTAACGAATAC GGTCGAGTTACTTCCTTCTATGGGACCGAACTGCAGCGATATACCTCTTTCAAAGCCCATGCATCCTCTGATGGTCCGATTCGTCAAATACTCGTTAATGAGAAAGGCATTGTTTCCCTGGGTGCCAAAGATGTGCATATGGCTATTCGGAGAGGACTGCCTATATGGCATATCAG ACATGATGATATGAAAGATTTACGATGTATGAGCTTTACGTCTAAGGGAACAGCAGAGATTATCGCTGCAGGAATGCAAGACACGATGCTTGTCATTGACCTCATTAAGGGTGATGTTGTCAAACAA GTGCCTACCGAACATCAGTACACGATAATGAGACGCGGGCGTTATATATGCGCCGCAACTCAGACCGGCTCCGTCAACTTACTAGATCCTGTCACTTTTGCTGTCGTCAAGTCTTGGAATGCACACTCTGCTTTGATCAATGACATGGACGCTCAGCATGACTTCATCGTTACTTGCGGATACTCCTTAAGGCAGGGCCAGAATTATATGCTTGACCCCTTCCTCAACGTCTTCGATATAAAGAAGATGTCATCGATGCCCCCTATCCCTTTCCCAGCTGGCGCTGCCTACGTGCGCATGCATCCAAGGATGTTGACCACTAGCATCGTTGTCTCACAAAGTGGGCAAATGCATGTTGTTGACTTAATGAATCCCAACACGAGCGACGTACGGTTGGCTAATGTTACTTCCTACTTGAGCATGTTTGAGATTGCACCCTCCGGTGAGGCAATTGCCCTCACAGATGCTGATTGCTCTATCCACCTCTGGGGATCCCCAACAAAACTCCATTTCGTGGACTTACCAACTCCAATCGAATTCGCAACTCCTGAAGAGCCCCTACCCAATATTGATTGGGGCCCAGATAC GCCCCTGAACATGATCGGATTGCCGCATTATCGAGATGTTCTGGCATCCGCTTGGCCAGACATTCCCTGCGATGTTGGAGCACCTCCTGTTAAGTTTGATCCACAGTTCCTGACAGGGCTCAAACCGACTGAGTTTGGGATGTACGGTCGTAATACTCGGGGCTTGCGAAGAAATCAAGCTGAGAACACTCGAAACGTGAACAAATCAGGAAGCTCTGGGCTCAAGGCCCCCAAATTCCTAAGTGAAAAAGCTCGCGAGCTTGCTACTAGTAACGCCGCTGCCTCTGATAAGAAGGCTGACGAGCTGATCAGCTCTCTTACTGATATGGGACTTGAAAGCAAGAAGTCTGACGTTCCAGTCATGTATAGAACTGTTGAGATCAAATACAGCAAATTCGGCGTGGACGACTTTGACTTTGG TTTTTACAACAACACGCGATACTCTGGGCTCGAGACTCATATCTCGAATTCATATGCTAATTCACTTTTACAAATCATGCACTTCACCCCTGTCATTCGAaatcttgctcttcagcaTGCTGCTACCTCTTGCGTGAGCGAGATATGCCTGCTGTGTGAGCTTGGATTCTTGTTTGATATGCTTCAAAAGGCTGAAGGCTCGATATGCCAAGCAACAAATTTACTGAAAACCCTAAGCAGTCATCCTCAAG CCGGTCCTCTTGGTCTACTCGAGGAGGATCCTCATGGATCATCTCTTAACGTTATGCTCCAAGGACTCACTCGCTTTCTCCTGGATAAAATCGTGCATGATTATAGGACTATCAACCCATCATCGACTGCCATGGACCAG GTACTGGCCACTTCTGCAACGACCTCAATCAGATGCATAAACTGTAGGAGCGAATATACTCGACCGGGATCAACATATGTCAATGATCTGCTTTATCCATCCCCT GCTGGCAGCCGAAATGCCAAGTTACCGCGCATCAGCTTTTCTCAAGTTCTCAAAAATAGTGTTGAAAGAGAAACGACGTCTAAAGGATGGTGTAGTCGATGCCAGCGGTACCAGACCATAGCGACGAGAAAGAGCATTCACAGTATACCGGCTGTACTCATGCTAAACACTGCCATCACAAACCAGGATCAACGAATGCTTTGGTCAACACCAGGCTGGCTTCCCGAGGAGATTGGAATCATAGTAGAGCAAGGGCAGTTTTTCTGTTACGAAGGCGAAGACCTGAAACTTCATCTCCAGAGGGGCATCCACAACATCACAGTGTATTCGTTGACAGGTATGGCCATCAACATTGAGAGTGGACAAACGCAAAAGTCACACCTTGTCTCGATGGTCAATG TGGCACATGCAGAACCAGAAGCACCTGGAGAGAGTCGATGGCATCTTTTCAATGACTTCTTGGTAAGGTCGGTCAGCACGGAAGAGGCACTCGCTTTCAACACATCTTGGAAGGTCCCTTCTGTAATCGCATACCAGATAAAGGATGAGAACAACAAGATCGATACTGAATGGAAGAACAATATCGATACTTCCATACTTTACCAAGACTTCAAGTATGCCCCAACCCGCTATAAACCTTATGTTGCTAACGTTCTTCAGTCCAAACGCCGATCCATCAACAAAGACCTATCAATTGCTCAACCCTGA